A region of Epinephelus fuscoguttatus linkage group LG1, E.fuscoguttatus.final_Chr_v1 DNA encodes the following proteins:
- the LOC125891265 gene encoding uncharacterized protein LOC125891265 isoform X2: MKSFLLLLLSLMTGCEASSEVKACPEGWVEFFFKYPETDKRNQSVDILRVATQQLEHEDFRECKCKFDQDCDSSDDNDDDDDDDDDGKVKFHPVDDCQKPFTHTAYRTAKTTITCDVPRKKDKAIVKFFCIESGSICEVVLSTRSSLRSNGTFTLTETNSGFNISITNVSSQHAGVYWCGVESNERRYRAALKKIQLQVEDITNSTRSLTTGQTFIYQCVYPNGAPIKKILCKGEDPSICEPLVNSIQRGKNTERFSIQDNKNEEITITMRQLTTEDSGTYWCGAQNTDKSKSNPFFHKLVMTVGECSHYLWFGGGSWLSVIIPVVVCVALLMLILVFVYKRFQRIKNTRKAEAQNNKDPAYEEIQEHPQMPGSGTALKSIYVTANAPTNPSASQYYSTINFNSSSGEVSGDTYSTVRDNQQFPTYSTVNYPSILPEDSFYSTVNNPQQH, from the exons ATGAAGAGCTTTCTCCTACTCCTCCTCTCACTGATGACAG GTTGTGAGGCCTCATCTGAAGTGAAAGCGTGTCCAGAAGGATGGGTTGAATTCTTTTTCAAATATCCTGAAACAGATAAAAGAAATCAAAGTGTTGACATACTGAGGGTGGCCACTCAACAACTTGAACATGAGGACTTTAGGGAGTGCAAGTGTAAATTTGACCAAGATTGTGACTCATCCGATGACAatgacgacgacgacgacgacgacgacgacggtAAAGTCAAATTTCACCCTG TTGACGACTGCCAGAAGCCATTTACCCACACTGCGTACAGAACAGCTAAAACCACCATCACATGTGATGTCCCACGAAAGAAAGACAAAGCCATAGTCAAGTTTTTCTGCATAGAGAGCGGTTCCATCTGCGAGGTTGTTTTATCAACAAGATCGTCTCTGCGGTCAAACGGGACATTCACTCTCACAGAAACCAACAGTGGCTTCAACATATCCATCACTAATGTGTCCTCACAGCATGCTGGTGTCTACTGGTGTGGAGTGGAATCAAATGAAAGAAGGTACCGAGCTGCACTCAAAAAAATACAACTTCAGGTAGAAG ATATTACTAACTCGACAAGATCTCTAACTACTGGACAGACTTTTATATACCAATGTGTGTATCCAAATGGTGCGCCTATTAAGAAAATCCTCTGTAAAGGAGAAGATCCATCTATATGTGAACCTCTAGTGAACTCCATACAGCGGGGCAAAAACACTGAGAGGTTTTCCATACAGgacaacaaaaatgaagaaaTCACCATAACTATGAGACAATTAACAACAGAAGACTCTGGAACATACTGGTGTGGAGCACAGAACACTGACAAATCCAAAAGCAACCCATTCTTCCACAAACTTGTGATGACAGTCGGTGAATGTTCACATTATTTATGGTTTGGAG GTGGCTCTTGGTTAAGTGTCATCATTCCTGTAGTCGTCTGTGTAGCTCTGCTCATGCTTATTTTGGTCTTCGTCTACAAAC GATTTCAGCgtataaaaaacacaagaaaggCAGAGGCACAGAACAACAAG GATCCTGCCTATGAGGAGATACAGGAGCACCCCCAGATGCCAGGCTCAGGAACTGCACTTAAATCAATTTATGTCACTGCTAACGCTCCCACAAACCCCTCTGCTTCACAGTATTACTCCACCATCAACTTTAACAGCAGCTCTGGTGAAGTCAGTGGTGACACATATTCCACTGTGAGGGACAACCAACAATTTCCCACCTACTCGACTGTCAATTACCCATCCATACTTCCTGAAGACTCTTTCTATTCTACTGTCAACAACCCACAGCAGCACTGA
- the LOC125891265 gene encoding uncharacterized protein LOC125891265 isoform X1, translating into MKSFLLLLLSLMTGCEASSEVKACPEGWVEFFFKYPETDKRNQSVDILRVATQQLEHEDFRECKCKFDQDCDSSDDNDDDDDDDDDGKVKFHPVDDCQKPFTHTAYRTAKTTITCDVPRKKDKAIVKFFCIESGSICEVVLSTRSSLRSNGTFTLTETNSGFNISITNVSSQHAGVYWCGVESNERRYRAALKKIQLQVEDITNSTRSLTTGQTFIYQCVYPNGAPIKKILCKGEDPSICEPLVNSIQRGKNTERFSIQDNKNEEITITMRQLTTEDSGTYWCGAQNTDKSKSNPFFHKLVMTVGECSHYLWFGAGGSWLSVIIPVVVCVALLMLILVFVYKRFQRIKNTRKAEAQNNKDPAYEEIQEHPQMPGSGTALKSIYVTANAPTNPSASQYYSTINFNSSSGEVSGDTYSTVRDNQQFPTYSTVNYPSILPEDSFYSTVNNPQQH; encoded by the exons ATGAAGAGCTTTCTCCTACTCCTCCTCTCACTGATGACAG GTTGTGAGGCCTCATCTGAAGTGAAAGCGTGTCCAGAAGGATGGGTTGAATTCTTTTTCAAATATCCTGAAACAGATAAAAGAAATCAAAGTGTTGACATACTGAGGGTGGCCACTCAACAACTTGAACATGAGGACTTTAGGGAGTGCAAGTGTAAATTTGACCAAGATTGTGACTCATCCGATGACAatgacgacgacgacgacgacgacgacgacggtAAAGTCAAATTTCACCCTG TTGACGACTGCCAGAAGCCATTTACCCACACTGCGTACAGAACAGCTAAAACCACCATCACATGTGATGTCCCACGAAAGAAAGACAAAGCCATAGTCAAGTTTTTCTGCATAGAGAGCGGTTCCATCTGCGAGGTTGTTTTATCAACAAGATCGTCTCTGCGGTCAAACGGGACATTCACTCTCACAGAAACCAACAGTGGCTTCAACATATCCATCACTAATGTGTCCTCACAGCATGCTGGTGTCTACTGGTGTGGAGTGGAATCAAATGAAAGAAGGTACCGAGCTGCACTCAAAAAAATACAACTTCAGGTAGAAG ATATTACTAACTCGACAAGATCTCTAACTACTGGACAGACTTTTATATACCAATGTGTGTATCCAAATGGTGCGCCTATTAAGAAAATCCTCTGTAAAGGAGAAGATCCATCTATATGTGAACCTCTAGTGAACTCCATACAGCGGGGCAAAAACACTGAGAGGTTTTCCATACAGgacaacaaaaatgaagaaaTCACCATAACTATGAGACAATTAACAACAGAAGACTCTGGAACATACTGGTGTGGAGCACAGAACACTGACAAATCCAAAAGCAACCCATTCTTCCACAAACTTGTGATGACAGTCGGTGAATGTTCACATTATTTATGGTTTGGAG CAGGTGGCTCTTGGTTAAGTGTCATCATTCCTGTAGTCGTCTGTGTAGCTCTGCTCATGCTTATTTTGGTCTTCGTCTACAAAC GATTTCAGCgtataaaaaacacaagaaaggCAGAGGCACAGAACAACAAG GATCCTGCCTATGAGGAGATACAGGAGCACCCCCAGATGCCAGGCTCAGGAACTGCACTTAAATCAATTTATGTCACTGCTAACGCTCCCACAAACCCCTCTGCTTCACAGTATTACTCCACCATCAACTTTAACAGCAGCTCTGGTGAAGTCAGTGGTGACACATATTCCACTGTGAGGGACAACCAACAATTTCCCACCTACTCGACTGTCAATTACCCATCCATACTTCCTGAAGACTCTTTCTATTCTACTGTCAACAACCCACAGCAGCACTGA
- the LOC125891265 gene encoding polymeric immunoglobulin receptor-like isoform X3: MTMTTTTTTTTTVKSNFTLVRNVDDCQKPFTHTAYRTAKTTITCDVPRKKDKAIVKFFCIESGSICEVVLSTRSSLRSNGTFTLTETNSGFNISITNVSSQHAGVYWCGVESNERRYRAALKKIQLQVEDITNSTRSLTTGQTFIYQCVYPNGAPIKKILCKGEDPSICEPLVNSIQRGKNTERFSIQDNKNEEITITMRQLTTEDSGTYWCGAQNTDKSKSNPFFHKLVMTVGECSHYLWFGAGGSWLSVIIPVVVCVALLMLILVFVYKRFQRIKNTRKAEAQNNKDPAYEEIQEHPQMPGSGTALKSIYVTANAPTNPSASQYYSTINFNSSSGEVSGDTYSTVRDNQQFPTYSTVNYPSILPEDSFYSTVNNPQQH, translated from the exons ATGACAatgacgacgacgacgacgacgacgacgacggtAAAGTCAAATTTCACCCTGGTAAGAAATG TTGACGACTGCCAGAAGCCATTTACCCACACTGCGTACAGAACAGCTAAAACCACCATCACATGTGATGTCCCACGAAAGAAAGACAAAGCCATAGTCAAGTTTTTCTGCATAGAGAGCGGTTCCATCTGCGAGGTTGTTTTATCAACAAGATCGTCTCTGCGGTCAAACGGGACATTCACTCTCACAGAAACCAACAGTGGCTTCAACATATCCATCACTAATGTGTCCTCACAGCATGCTGGTGTCTACTGGTGTGGAGTGGAATCAAATGAAAGAAGGTACCGAGCTGCACTCAAAAAAATACAACTTCAGGTAGAAG ATATTACTAACTCGACAAGATCTCTAACTACTGGACAGACTTTTATATACCAATGTGTGTATCCAAATGGTGCGCCTATTAAGAAAATCCTCTGTAAAGGAGAAGATCCATCTATATGTGAACCTCTAGTGAACTCCATACAGCGGGGCAAAAACACTGAGAGGTTTTCCATACAGgacaacaaaaatgaagaaaTCACCATAACTATGAGACAATTAACAACAGAAGACTCTGGAACATACTGGTGTGGAGCACAGAACACTGACAAATCCAAAAGCAACCCATTCTTCCACAAACTTGTGATGACAGTCGGTGAATGTTCACATTATTTATGGTTTGGAG CAGGTGGCTCTTGGTTAAGTGTCATCATTCCTGTAGTCGTCTGTGTAGCTCTGCTCATGCTTATTTTGGTCTTCGTCTACAAAC GATTTCAGCgtataaaaaacacaagaaaggCAGAGGCACAGAACAACAAG GATCCTGCCTATGAGGAGATACAGGAGCACCCCCAGATGCCAGGCTCAGGAACTGCACTTAAATCAATTTATGTCACTGCTAACGCTCCCACAAACCCCTCTGCTTCACAGTATTACTCCACCATCAACTTTAACAGCAGCTCTGGTGAAGTCAGTGGTGACACATATTCCACTGTGAGGGACAACCAACAATTTCCCACCTACTCGACTGTCAATTACCCATCCATACTTCCTGAAGACTCTTTCTATTCTACTGTCAACAACCCACAGCAGCACTGA